TGAGCTTGTCAGGGTTGGCGACGTCGGCCTTGGAAGCGACCACCAGCATCGGTTTCTCGTCTAGCCCGTGGCCAAAGCTCTCCAGCTCCTTCTGGATCACCTTGAAGTCTTCCACCGGATCGGGCCTGCCGCTGCCGTCGGAGACATCCACCAGGTGCACGAGGACCCGCGTGCGTTCGATGTGGCGCAAAAACTGCATCCCCAGCCCGGCGCCCTGATGGGCTCCCTCGATCAGGCCCGGAATATCGGCGACCACATAGCTGTCTTCGTTCGGAGGCTCCCCGATCGACACCACGCCAAGGTTCGGTTGCAGCGTGGTAAAGGGGTAATCGGCGATCTTTGGCCGGGCCGCCGAGATGCGTGAAATCAGCGTCGATTTGCCGACGTTGGGGAAACCCACCAGCCCGACATCTGCCAGCAGCTTCAGTTCCAGGCGGTAGTTCTTCTCCTCGCCCGGACGTCCCTCTTCGTGCTCCCGCGGAGCCTGGTGCACCGGCGTGGCAAAGTGCTGGTTTCCCCGCCCTCCGCGCCCGCCATGTGCAATGATGACGCGCTCGTCCGGCTCTTTGAAGTCGTGCACCAACTCGCCTGTCTCCTCGTCATAGAGCGAGGTGCCGACCGGTACCCGCAGCACCACATCCTCGCCGTCCTTGCCGGTGCAGTTGGAGCCCATGCCGTGCTCGCCGCGCTCCGCCTTGTGCTCGGGGTTGTAGCGGAAGTGCACCAGCGTGTTGTGCCGGTTGCTGGATTCCATGATGACATCGCCGCCCCGGCCGCCGTCGCCGCCCGAGGGGCCTCCACGCGGTACAAACTTCTCTCTCCGAAAGGCCATGCAGCCGTTCCCGCCGTCGCCTGCCTTTATCCGGATTCTTGCCTCATCGATAAACATATGTCCTTTCAGTGTGGCGAATGGACACACGAACGTCAACGCGCTAGGGAGCCAGGTGCGCCTCAGGCTCGATGCGTGCGCCACGCCAAGCGGGATTTCAGGGCGAATTTTCCACCCCTTCCCAAAAGATTTCTAGGGGACGCAGCCTTGGATGGGGTATCCTGCAGGCACTTATCCCTGACTTTCCGATGCGTTCTTCACTGGAGACGGTGCCCGGTCTGCGCCCAATGATGTATCGATTTGCGACAGTACCGTTTCCGAAGTCACGTATCGCCTAAAGATGAAACCAACGTATCGATACCCGCCCCATGCCGACCATTGAGGGCTGGATCGAAAGCAAATCTTCCGGCCGACCTGCCTCTCGCAGCCCACGGGCCTGATTGAGGATTTTTTGTATGGCGCAACTGCCTGCGCGATTGAGTGACCCGCGAGCAGCGCGGAAAATCGCACCCCTGTGGATGGGC
This DNA window, taken from Acidisarcina sp., encodes the following:
- the obgE gene encoding GTPase ObgE, translated to MFIDEARIRIKAGDGGNGCMAFRREKFVPRGGPSGGDGGRGGDVIMESSNRHNTLVHFRYNPEHKAERGEHGMGSNCTGKDGEDVVLRVPVGTSLYDEETGELVHDFKEPDERVIIAHGGRGGRGNQHFATPVHQAPREHEEGRPGEEKNYRLELKLLADVGLVGFPNVGKSTLISRISAARPKIADYPFTTLQPNLGVVSIGEPPNEDSYVVADIPGLIEGAHQGAGLGMQFLRHIERTRVLVHLVDVSDGSGRPDPVEDFKVIQKELESFGHGLDEKPMLVVASKADVANPDKLKKLQAMAKRKKLEFYAISAVTGEGVEALKYAIAKRVFALREAEFAAAKPTLPAFEY